The Vibrio tarriae genome includes a window with the following:
- the pheS gene encoding phenylalanine--tRNA ligase subunit alpha: MQHLQEIIANATAAINAAESLVALDEVRVQYLGKKGELTVQLQSLGKLPPEERRTAGQEINVAKDAVQKALAERKDALQSAELEAKLAAETIDVTLPGRRIENGGLHPVTRTIERIESFFGELGFTVESGPEIEDDFHNFDALNIAADHPARTDHDTFFFNPKLMLRTHTSGVQIRTLEERQPPLRFIAPGRVYRNDYDQTHTPMFHQVEGMLVDENVNFAQLKGILHDFLCNFFEEDLEVRFRPSYFPFTEPSAEVDVKGKNGKWLEVLGCGMVHPNVLRSVGIDPEKYSGFAFGMGVERLTMLRYGVNDLRAFFENDLRFLKQFK; the protein is encoded by the coding sequence ATGCAACATCTACAAGAGATTATTGCTAATGCGACCGCAGCGATTAACGCTGCAGAGTCGCTCGTCGCACTGGATGAAGTGCGTGTTCAGTATCTGGGCAAAAAAGGCGAACTGACGGTTCAACTGCAAAGCCTAGGTAAACTACCGCCGGAAGAGCGCCGTACTGCTGGCCAAGAAATTAACGTTGCGAAAGACGCGGTGCAAAAAGCGCTGGCTGAGCGTAAAGATGCGCTGCAAAGCGCAGAGCTGGAAGCCAAATTAGCGGCTGAAACCATCGATGTGACACTGCCCGGTCGCCGTATCGAAAATGGTGGTTTGCACCCAGTGACTCGTACTATCGAACGTATTGAAAGCTTCTTTGGTGAGCTTGGCTTTACTGTAGAGTCTGGCCCTGAAATCGAAGATGATTTCCATAACTTCGATGCTCTGAACATTGCCGCGGATCACCCAGCGCGTACTGATCACGATACTTTCTTCTTCAATCCGAAGCTGATGTTGCGTACTCACACCTCTGGCGTGCAAATCCGTACTCTGGAAGAGCGTCAGCCACCACTGCGTTTCATCGCTCCTGGCCGTGTTTACCGTAACGACTACGACCAAACGCATACCCCAATGTTTCACCAAGTGGAAGGTATGTTGGTTGATGAAAACGTTAACTTCGCACAACTGAAAGGCATCCTGCATGACTTCCTGTGCAACTTCTTTGAAGAAGATTTGGAAGTGCGTTTCCGTCCTTCTTACTTCCCGTTCACTGAGCCTTCAGCGGAAGTGGATGTGAAAGGCAAAAACGGCAAATGGCTAGAAGTGCTAGGCTGTGGCATGGTGCACCCAAATGTACTGCGCAGCGTAGGCATCGACCCTGAGAAGTACTCAGGCTTCGCGTTTGGTATGGGCGTTGAGCGTTTAACCATGCTCCGCTATGGCGTGAATGACCTGCGTGCATTCTTCGAAAACGATCTGCGTTTCCTAAAACAGTTCAAATAA
- a CDS encoding CidA/LrgA family protein → MIKKIAQYCVSMGLIFLCLLAGINLQTWLGIAIPGSIIGLLILFGLMASGLVPVEWVKPSATLFIRYMILLFVPISVGLMVHFDTLLANLAPILASAIGGTLIVMVTLGLILDRMLKKGKKSCG, encoded by the coding sequence ATGATAAAAAAAATAGCTCAATACTGTGTCTCCATGGGACTGATTTTTCTCTGTCTGTTGGCGGGCATCAACTTACAAACTTGGTTAGGCATTGCTATTCCCGGCAGCATTATTGGGTTACTGATCCTATTTGGCCTGATGGCCAGCGGTTTAGTGCCTGTCGAATGGGTCAAGCCCAGTGCCACCCTGTTTATTCGTTACATGATTTTACTGTTCGTCCCTATCAGTGTCGGCTTGATGGTGCACTTCGATACGCTACTGGCAAACCTCGCCCCGATCCTCGCTAGCGCTATCGGCGGTACCTTAATTGTCATGGTGACACTGGGACTGATACTGGATCGAATGCTCAAGAAGGGGAAAAAGTCATGTGGCTGA
- a CDS encoding LrgB family protein: MWLIITLGVFFVARWVAQKCNTPLANPLLISIGILIPLLTYLKVPFETYYADNQWLSYLLQPAVVALAYPLYEQLPQIRANWRIIALACGVGSVMSMITASLIAVNMGADIELIAALMGKSVTTPIAMEVARQLGGEPAIAAILVLLVGLFGAILAYPIYKLLNITHPIAKGLTMGTVSHALGTATCAEKDPRDAAFSSLALVVCGVITSVLAPSLFAFALWLQ, encoded by the coding sequence ATGTGGCTGATCATCACACTTGGGGTATTTTTCGTCGCCCGTTGGGTGGCTCAAAAATGCAATACCCCACTGGCCAATCCGCTTCTGATCAGTATTGGCATACTTATTCCACTGCTGACTTACCTCAAAGTACCTTTTGAGACTTACTACGCTGATAATCAGTGGTTGAGTTATCTACTCCAACCAGCGGTTGTTGCTTTGGCTTATCCACTTTATGAGCAGTTGCCACAAATTCGTGCCAACTGGCGAATTATCGCTTTGGCTTGTGGCGTGGGCAGTGTGATGTCGATGATCACCGCCAGTTTGATAGCCGTAAACATGGGGGCAGATATAGAGCTGATTGCCGCCTTGATGGGAAAATCAGTGACAACGCCGATCGCGATGGAAGTGGCGCGCCAGTTGGGCGGCGAGCCCGCGATTGCTGCGATTTTGGTACTACTCGTCGGGCTATTTGGTGCCATTCTTGCCTACCCGATTTACAAACTGCTCAATATTACTCATCCCATCGCCAAAGGGCTGACCATGGGTACGGTATCCCATGCCCTCGGCACAGCCACGTGCGCTGAGAAAGATCCTCGCGACGCCGCGTTCAGCTCACTAGCCCTTGTCGTGTGTGGTGTTATCACATCTGTCTTAGCGCCAAGTCTGTTTGCTTTCGCACTTTGGCTTCAATAA
- the ihfA gene encoding integration host factor subunit alpha: protein MALTKAELAEALFEQLGMSKRDAKDTVEVFFEEIRKALESGEQVKLSGFGNFDLRDKNERPGRNPKTGEDIPITARRVVTFRPGQKLKARVENIKVEK, encoded by the coding sequence ATGGCGCTCACAAAGGCCGAATTGGCTGAAGCCCTGTTCGAACAGCTCGGCATGAGCAAGCGGGATGCCAAGGATACGGTTGAGGTGTTTTTTGAAGAAATTCGTAAAGCACTCGAAAGTGGCGAACAGGTAAAACTCTCCGGTTTTGGTAATTTTGACCTACGAGATAAAAATGAACGTCCGGGTCGAAACCCTAAAACCGGTGAAGATATTCCTATTACCGCTCGACGTGTCGTAACGTTCCGCCCAGGGCAAAAATTGAAAGCCCGTGTCGAGAACATCAAAGTCGAAAAATAA
- a CDS encoding thiopurine S-methyltransferase: MRDPEFWHNKWAANQIGFHLEDVNPLLIRFWSDLAPKRSEKVLVPLCGKSEDLIWLANQHDSVQGVELSQIAVRSFFAEHFYTPTVTRLNAQHELYQFDELTLFTGDFFTAPVESVDLVYDRAALVALPEEMRAEYAQRVLQLLKPGGRILLVSMDYVQTELSGPPFSVPEAEIRTLFMGCEVRRVYQDTGIDPHLNKRTQAGLSRFAEEVWVIEKSE, encoded by the coding sequence ATGCGAGATCCTGAGTTTTGGCATAACAAATGGGCGGCGAACCAGATTGGTTTTCACCTTGAAGACGTGAACCCGCTATTGATCCGCTTTTGGTCTGATCTTGCCCCTAAACGCAGTGAAAAAGTGCTCGTCCCTTTGTGTGGTAAGAGTGAAGATCTGATTTGGCTGGCAAATCAGCATGACAGTGTTCAAGGGGTTGAACTGAGTCAAATCGCGGTACGTTCTTTCTTTGCCGAGCATTTCTATACCCCGACAGTGACCCGACTCAATGCGCAACATGAACTGTATCAGTTTGATGAGCTTACGCTTTTTACCGGCGATTTCTTCACAGCTCCTGTTGAATCGGTGGACTTAGTTTATGATCGTGCAGCGCTAGTGGCATTGCCGGAAGAGATGCGCGCAGAGTACGCGCAGCGCGTGTTGCAACTGCTTAAACCGGGTGGGCGCATTTTGCTGGTCAGTATGGATTATGTGCAAACTGAGTTGTCAGGGCCGCCATTTTCGGTTCCTGAAGCGGAAATTCGCACCTTGTTTATGGGGTGTGAGGTGCGCAGAGTTTACCAAGATACGGGCATAGATCCGCATCTGAATAAGCGTACACAAGCGGGCTTAAGCCGCTTTGCCGAAGAAGTTTGGGTGATTGAGAAAAGCGAGTGA
- the purT gene encoding phosphoribosylglycinamide formyltransferase 2, which yields MFGTATRDNATRVLLLGSGELGKEVAIECQRLGLEVIACDRYADAPAMQVAHRSHVFDMLDADALQQVIDLEKPHFVVPEIEAIATSKLVELEAQGLNVVPTANATRLTMNREGIRRLAAEELGLPTSAYQFADSYESFAAAVETIGLPCVCKPVMSSSGKGQSVIRTPEQIEAAWQYAQQGGRSGAGRVIVEGFVDFDYEITLLTVRAVDGVHFCAPIGHRQEDGDYRESWQPQVMSENAIKAAEYVAEQVVNALGGYGLFGVELFVKGDKVIFNEVSPRPHDTGMVTLISQELSEFALHVRAFTGLPIGQIVQYGPSASAAILGQGQSQNIQFSALDDALSIPHTQVRLFGKPDIAGRRRLGVALSRGKTTQEATDRAIECAKAVKIHY from the coding sequence ATGTTTGGGACAGCGACTCGGGATAACGCAACGCGAGTACTTTTGCTTGGCTCTGGTGAACTTGGTAAGGAAGTCGCGATTGAGTGTCAGCGCCTTGGCCTCGAAGTCATCGCCTGTGATCGTTACGCTGATGCGCCTGCCATGCAGGTCGCCCATCGCAGCCACGTGTTTGATATGCTCGATGCCGATGCACTACAACAAGTGATTGATTTAGAAAAGCCACATTTCGTGGTTCCAGAAATTGAAGCGATTGCTACCAGCAAGTTAGTGGAGTTAGAAGCGCAAGGCTTAAACGTTGTACCTACCGCCAATGCAACTCGACTCACCATGAACCGTGAAGGCATTCGCCGTTTAGCCGCCGAAGAGTTAGGGCTGCCCACTTCCGCGTATCAATTCGCAGACAGCTATGAGAGCTTTGCCGCGGCAGTAGAAACCATTGGTTTACCTTGTGTCTGTAAGCCTGTGATGAGTTCATCGGGCAAAGGCCAAAGTGTTATTCGCACACCAGAGCAGATTGAAGCGGCTTGGCAATACGCTCAACAAGGTGGACGCAGTGGCGCTGGCCGAGTGATTGTGGAAGGCTTCGTGGATTTTGATTACGAAATCACACTGCTGACCGTACGCGCTGTGGATGGCGTCCATTTCTGCGCTCCAATTGGCCATCGCCAAGAAGATGGCGATTACCGCGAGTCATGGCAACCACAAGTGATGTCAGAAAATGCCATTAAAGCGGCTGAATATGTGGCAGAACAGGTGGTTAACGCGCTTGGTGGTTATGGATTGTTTGGGGTTGAACTGTTTGTGAAAGGTGACAAGGTCATCTTCAATGAAGTTTCCCCTCGCCCACACGATACCGGAATGGTGACGCTCATTTCTCAAGAGCTCTCTGAATTCGCTTTGCATGTGCGCGCGTTTACCGGTCTACCGATTGGTCAAATCGTGCAATATGGCCCATCAGCTTCTGCGGCGATCCTCGGCCAAGGCCAGTCACAGAACATCCAGTTCAGTGCGCTTGATGACGCCCTAAGCATTCCTCACACCCAAGTGCGCTTATTTGGCAAGCCAGATATTGCGGGTCGTCGTCGCTTAGGTGTTGCCCTGAGCCGAGGAAAAACGACGCAAGAAGCCACTGATCGCGCGATTGAGTGTGCGAAAGCTGTAAAGATTCATTACTAA
- the relV gene encoding (p)ppGpp synthetase RelV: MSLLLRTTALMLLLLSRAPAMAAVPLTTNSTEDNREESQQNEVSSKLFRHSLSGLYGIANQNYPIVQPYQDFDVLYSKAHQAQIELETLCKSTALLTHTQAYFAGTKSRQRALEKVELELDGQAERITDLARATIVTNDVASLVTAYETLSREATVVKVKNRFKNPAESGYRDLNVLVQLPKTGIIAEVQLHLAAIAQVKSGAEHELYEQIQTIERTARQEQRELTEWENAQIAKMRSTSRDLYQQAWQPYITTHIQAA; encoded by the coding sequence ATGAGTCTATTGCTACGTACCACAGCCTTAATGTTATTGCTGCTGAGCCGTGCTCCTGCCATGGCGGCTGTGCCATTAACCACCAATTCAACGGAAGATAACCGCGAAGAGTCACAACAAAACGAAGTCAGCTCTAAGCTGTTTCGTCATAGCTTAAGTGGTTTGTACGGTATCGCTAACCAAAATTATCCTATTGTCCAGCCTTATCAAGATTTTGATGTGCTATACAGTAAAGCACATCAAGCGCAAATCGAGCTAGAAACTCTGTGCAAAAGCACCGCCCTCTTGACCCATACTCAAGCCTACTTTGCTGGCACAAAATCTCGTCAGCGTGCTTTAGAAAAGGTTGAGTTAGAGTTAGATGGTCAGGCCGAACGTATTACCGATTTAGCCCGAGCTACCATAGTGACGAATGATGTGGCGAGTCTCGTCACCGCTTATGAGACATTAAGTCGAGAAGCGACCGTCGTAAAAGTGAAAAACCGCTTCAAGAATCCAGCAGAATCTGGTTATCGCGATCTTAACGTTTTAGTTCAGCTACCTAAAACAGGGATTATTGCTGAGGTTCAGTTGCATTTAGCGGCGATTGCGCAAGTAAAAAGTGGTGCAGAGCATGAGCTGTATGAGCAGATCCAAACCATTGAGCGCACCGCGCGCCAAGAGCAACGTGAGTTAACCGAATGGGAAAATGCGCAAATTGCCAAGATGCGCTCAACCTCACGCGATCTCTATCAACAAGCGTGGCAGCCTTACATCACAACGCACATTCAAGCGGCATAA
- the cdd gene encoding cytidine deaminase: MRNRIEQALQQMPASFAPYLRELVLAKDFDATFSAEQYQQLLTLSGLEDADLRVALLPIAAAYSYAPISEFYVGAIVRGISGRLYLGANMEFTGAQLGQTVHAEQCAISHAWMKGEKGVPDITINFSPCGHCRQFMNELTTASSLKIQLPKRAAKTLQEYLPESFGPADLGIDSGLMSPVNHGKTSDDDEELIQQALRAMNISHSPYTQNFSGVALKMRSGAIYLGAYAENAAFNPSLPPLQVALAQAMMMGESFEDIEAAALVESATGKISHLADTQATLEVINPDIPLSYLSL, translated from the coding sequence ATGAGAAACCGTATTGAACAAGCATTACAACAAATGCCTGCTTCTTTTGCCCCATATTTACGTGAATTGGTGTTGGCCAAGGATTTCGATGCCACTTTCTCTGCCGAGCAGTATCAGCAGCTTTTGACCCTTTCGGGTCTGGAAGATGCCGATTTGCGCGTCGCGCTGTTACCTATCGCTGCCGCTTACTCGTATGCCCCAATCTCTGAATTTTATGTCGGTGCGATTGTACGTGGCATCTCCGGCCGCCTCTATCTTGGCGCCAATATGGAATTTACTGGTGCGCAGCTTGGGCAAACCGTACATGCTGAACAGTGCGCCATTAGCCATGCGTGGATGAAAGGTGAAAAAGGGGTGCCAGACATCACCATCAACTTTAGCCCTTGCGGCCATTGCCGCCAGTTTATGAATGAACTGACCACCGCGTCTTCGCTGAAAATTCAACTGCCCAAGCGTGCTGCCAAAACTTTGCAAGAGTACCTCCCTGAGTCGTTTGGCCCTGCCGATCTCGGCATTGATTCTGGCCTGATGAGCCCAGTCAATCATGGTAAAACCAGTGACGATGATGAAGAGCTTATCCAGCAAGCCCTGCGCGCGATGAACATCAGCCACTCGCCTTATACCCAAAACTTCAGTGGTGTGGCACTGAAAATGCGCAGTGGTGCGATTTACCTTGGCGCGTATGCCGAAAATGCAGCATTTAACCCAAGTTTGCCACCGCTACAAGTTGCCTTAGCACAAGCGATGATGATGGGTGAATCATTCGAGGATATTGAAGCCGCCGCTCTGGTAGAGAGTGCAACCGGCAAAATCAGCCATCTTGCCGATACTCAAGCAACGCTGGAAGTGATCAATCCCGATATCCCACTTTCTTATCTCTCACTGTAA
- the pheT gene encoding phenylalanine--tRNA ligase subunit beta produces the protein MKFSESWLREWVNPAITTDELTHQITMAGLEVDDVLAVAGVFDGVKVGHVVECAQHPDADKLRVTKVDVGEEELLDIVCGAANCRQGLKVAVATVGATLPGDFKIKKAKLRGQPSHGMLCSFSELGIDVESNGIMELAENAPIGMDFRDFLSLNDVTIDVDLTSNRADCFSIRGLAREVGVLNRADVTAPAVNAIAATINDTISIDVKAPAACPRYLGRIVKNVNVQAQTPLWMQEKLRRCGIRSIDPVVDITNFVMLEQGQPMHAFDLAKIEGGIVVRLAEQDEKLTLLDGSEAKLNADTLVIADQQKALAIAGVFGGEHSGVSTDTKDVLLECAFFAPDHIRGRARSYGLHTDSSMRFERGVDYALQHAAMERATQLLVEICGGDVAPVVAAESAADLPKPNQVALRRSKLDKLLGHAIPDADVVEILERLGMQVETTAEGWQATAPTWRFDIAIEQDLVEEVGRIYGYNNIPNQAPVAALNMNLHNEAKLPLKRVRDLLVDRGYQEAITYSFVEPEQQKLVVPGVDALILPNPISAEMSAMRLSLIQGLLNTVVHNQKRQQPRVRLFEYGLRFIPDAAAENGMRQEPMLAGVISGARGEEHWNMETATVDFFDMKGDLEAVLELTAKGKAYSFAATKHPALHPGQAAAIMVDGKAIGVIGTVHPELERKFGLNGRTIVFEIEWNAINTRVIPEAAAISKFPANRRDIALVVDGNIASGDIVEACRVAGGELLKDAKLFDVYVGKGVEEGKKSLAIALTLQSVERTLEEADIAAAVEAIVQAVSAQFGAALRD, from the coding sequence ATGAAATTCAGCGAATCATGGCTTCGTGAGTGGGTTAACCCGGCAATTACCACTGACGAATTAACTCACCAAATTACAATGGCGGGTCTGGAAGTGGACGACGTACTGGCTGTGGCTGGTGTGTTCGACGGCGTAAAAGTGGGTCACGTGGTTGAGTGTGCTCAACATCCAGATGCTGACAAACTGCGCGTCACCAAAGTCGATGTAGGCGAAGAAGAGCTTCTGGACATCGTGTGTGGTGCAGCCAACTGTCGTCAAGGTCTGAAAGTTGCGGTTGCAACCGTAGGCGCGACGCTGCCAGGCGATTTCAAAATTAAGAAAGCCAAACTGCGTGGCCAACCGTCACACGGCATGCTGTGTTCTTTCTCTGAGCTGGGTATCGATGTTGAATCAAACGGCATCATGGAACTGGCTGAAAACGCACCGATTGGTATGGATTTCCGCGATTTTCTGTCACTGAACGATGTGACTATCGATGTGGATTTGACGTCTAACCGCGCGGACTGTTTCAGCATCCGTGGTTTAGCTCGTGAAGTGGGCGTATTGAATCGTGCGGACGTGACTGCGCCTGCGGTGAATGCGATTGCTGCGACCATTAATGATACGATTTCAATTGACGTGAAAGCGCCAGCGGCGTGTCCACGTTACCTTGGTCGTATCGTAAAGAACGTGAACGTTCAAGCGCAAACGCCACTCTGGATGCAAGAAAAACTGCGTCGTTGTGGTATCCGCTCTATCGATCCGGTGGTTGATATCACTAACTTCGTGATGCTGGAGCAAGGCCAACCAATGCACGCGTTTGATCTGGCGAAGATTGAAGGCGGAATCGTGGTTCGTCTGGCTGAGCAAGATGAAAAACTGACACTGCTTGATGGCTCAGAAGCCAAATTGAACGCAGATACGCTAGTGATTGCTGACCAACAAAAAGCGCTGGCGATTGCTGGTGTATTCGGTGGCGAGCATTCTGGTGTCAGCACTGACACCAAAGATGTATTACTTGAGTGTGCGTTCTTCGCACCAGACCACATTCGTGGTCGTGCACGTAGCTACGGCCTACACACCGATTCTTCAATGCGTTTTGAACGTGGTGTGGATTATGCTTTGCAACACGCCGCGATGGAGCGTGCAACGCAACTGCTGGTTGAGATCTGTGGTGGTGACGTTGCGCCAGTGGTAGCTGCAGAATCTGCGGCCGATTTACCAAAACCAAACCAAGTTGCGCTGCGTCGTAGCAAGCTCGACAAACTGCTGGGTCATGCGATTCCGGATGCGGACGTCGTGGAGATTCTAGAGCGTCTAGGTATGCAGGTCGAAACCACCGCAGAAGGCTGGCAAGCGACTGCACCAACATGGCGTTTTGATATTGCTATCGAGCAAGATCTGGTGGAAGAAGTTGGCCGTATCTATGGTTACAACAACATTCCTAACCAAGCGCCAGTGGCCGCGTTGAACATGAACCTGCACAACGAAGCGAAATTACCGCTGAAGCGTGTACGCGATCTGCTGGTTGACCGTGGTTACCAAGAAGCGATCACCTATAGCTTCGTTGAGCCTGAGCAACAGAAACTGGTTGTACCGGGTGTTGATGCGTTGATCCTGCCAAACCCAATTTCTGCTGAAATGTCAGCGATGCGTTTGAGCTTGATCCAAGGTCTGCTGAACACTGTGGTTCACAACCAGAAACGTCAGCAACCTCGTGTTCGTCTGTTTGAATACGGTTTGCGCTTCATTCCTGATGCGGCGGCAGAAAATGGCATGCGCCAAGAGCCTATGCTGGCGGGTGTGATCTCTGGCGCTCGTGGTGAAGAGCACTGGAATATGGAAACGGCAACCGTTGATTTCTTCGATATGAAGGGCGATCTGGAAGCGGTTCTTGAACTGACAGCGAAAGGCAAAGCCTATAGCTTCGCAGCAACTAAGCATCCAGCGCTGCATCCAGGTCAAGCTGCAGCGATTATGGTGGATGGCAAAGCGATCGGTGTGATTGGTACGGTTCACCCAGAACTTGAGCGTAAGTTTGGCCTCAATGGTCGCACTATTGTGTTCGAGATCGAGTGGAATGCGATCAACACACGCGTGATCCCAGAAGCCGCAGCGATTTCTAAGTTCCCAGCCAACCGTCGTGATATCGCGTTGGTGGTCGATGGCAACATCGCTTCTGGCGACATCGTTGAAGCTTGCCGTGTGGCGGGTGGTGAGCTATTGAAAGACGCAAAACTGTTTGACGTTTATGTCGGTAAAGGCGTGGAAGAAGGCAAGAAGAGCTTGGCGATTGCGCTGACGTTGCAATCGGTTGAACGCACACTTGAAGAAGCGGATATCGCAGCAGCGGTAGAGGCGATTGTGCAAGCCGTATCTGCCCAATTCGGCGCGGCTCTGCGCGACTAA
- the sbcB gene encoding exodeoxyribonuclease I yields MQQEHQPTFFFFDYETWGVNPAKDRPSQFAGVRTDMDFNIIGEPLVIYCQLPNDYLPAPEAALITGITPQKANSQGLAEPEFIARIHAELSTPNTTSLGYNSIRFDDEVTRYTCYRNFIDPYAWSWQHGNSRWDLLDVLRACHALRPEGIEWPENDDGFTSFKLEHLSVANGIEHSNAHDAMADVIATIELAKKVKAAQPKLFDYFFTMRHKRKLTELIDIVNQTPLMHVSGMLGRERHYTSWIVPIAWHPTNQNAVIVVDLGKDPQPLMDLDAETLQARLYTRHEDLAPDERPVPVKLVHLNKCPILAPAKTLTAENAQKIGIDREQCLAHLNVIRQHPEIREKLVTVFSQEREFNQESDVDSQLYAGFFSPADRAAMEIIRTTAPENLGSLAIRVADKRIEPLLFRYRARHYPHTLTDAEQRRWAAHCRDYFERNLEGYMLNLENLVHEHQADPKKMAILKSVYHYVEKLAC; encoded by the coding sequence ATGCAGCAAGAACACCAGCCCACATTCTTCTTCTTTGATTACGAGACTTGGGGAGTCAATCCTGCCAAAGATCGTCCTAGTCAGTTTGCGGGTGTGCGTACCGATATGGACTTCAACATCATCGGTGAGCCTTTGGTGATTTACTGTCAGCTGCCCAACGACTATTTGCCCGCCCCTGAGGCCGCATTGATCACAGGGATCACCCCTCAAAAAGCCAATAGCCAAGGTCTGGCGGAGCCAGAATTTATCGCGCGTATTCATGCTGAGCTCTCCACACCCAATACCACCAGCCTTGGCTATAACAGCATACGTTTTGATGATGAAGTGACGCGCTACACCTGCTATCGCAACTTTATCGACCCCTATGCTTGGAGCTGGCAACACGGCAATTCCCGTTGGGATCTGCTGGATGTGCTTCGCGCGTGTCATGCTTTGCGTCCTGAAGGTATCGAGTGGCCGGAAAATGATGATGGCTTTACCAGCTTTAAACTGGAACATCTTTCTGTTGCCAACGGCATTGAGCACAGCAACGCGCACGATGCGATGGCCGATGTGATTGCCACCATTGAACTGGCGAAAAAAGTCAAAGCCGCGCAGCCGAAATTGTTCGACTACTTCTTCACTATGCGCCACAAACGCAAGCTGACAGAACTGATTGATATTGTGAACCAAACTCCGCTGATGCATGTTTCTGGCATGCTTGGGCGTGAGCGCCACTACACTAGCTGGATTGTGCCGATTGCTTGGCATCCGACCAATCAAAATGCGGTGATTGTGGTGGATTTGGGTAAAGACCCTCAGCCGCTAATGGATCTCGATGCCGAAACGCTGCAAGCGCGTCTCTATACGCGGCATGAAGACCTAGCGCCGGATGAGCGACCAGTACCCGTGAAATTGGTGCATCTCAATAAATGCCCCATTCTGGCTCCGGCTAAAACCTTGACCGCAGAAAATGCACAAAAGATTGGTATTGACCGCGAACAGTGTCTCGCGCACTTGAATGTGATTCGTCAACACCCCGAGATTCGTGAAAAGCTGGTGACTGTATTTAGCCAAGAGCGCGAATTTAACCAAGAGAGTGATGTGGATAGCCAACTCTATGCCGGCTTTTTCTCCCCAGCCGATCGCGCGGCAATGGAGATCATCCGCACTACTGCACCGGAGAATCTGGGCAGCTTAGCGATCCGGGTGGCCGATAAGCGCATTGAACCACTGCTGTTTCGTTATCGTGCGCGCCATTATCCCCATACCTTAACCGATGCCGAGCAACGCCGCTGGGCAGCGCATTGCCGTGACTATTTCGAGCGCAATCTAGAAGGTTATATGTTGAATTTGGAAAATCTGGTGCATGAACATCAAGCTGATCCAAAGAAAATGGCGATTTTAAAATCCGTCTACCATTACGTGGAAAAACTCGCTTGCTAA
- a CDS encoding AEC family transporter, which translates to MFEQIIAILFPVMSLVLIGYLIGLWLKPDFRPINRINMEAFVPALVFSSLVNMPLDTQQTPLLLAALVAVLLPGILMLLICRLGRWSFKTWAPLHMFRNSGNLAIPLFTYTFGETALPSAVLLFVVSMCLHISLGVAMLSKGSVLKTVLSAPVFLASSLALLLNLSGVSIWSPLYNATALLGQAAVPVMLLSLGSQMINLRLAGLKVGLVSTAQSLLTGACAFALIYFFIPLPPLQLQMMVLFTMLPPAVMNYLFAERYHIEPTQVAAMVLFGNFFSLLSLPILLFIALSL; encoded by the coding sequence ATGTTTGAACAAATCATTGCCATTCTCTTTCCTGTGATGAGCTTAGTCTTGATTGGCTATTTGATTGGTCTCTGGCTCAAACCCGATTTTCGCCCGATCAATCGCATCAATATGGAGGCCTTTGTGCCTGCGTTGGTGTTTTCTTCACTGGTCAACATGCCACTGGATACGCAGCAAACACCTCTGTTGCTTGCCGCTCTTGTCGCGGTATTGCTGCCCGGTATTTTAATGCTCTTGATATGTCGTTTGGGTCGTTGGTCATTTAAAACATGGGCTCCACTGCACATGTTTCGCAATAGCGGTAATTTAGCGATTCCTCTGTTTACTTATACGTTTGGCGAAACCGCGCTCCCCTCTGCCGTATTGCTGTTTGTGGTTTCTATGTGTCTGCACATTAGCTTAGGGGTAGCCATGCTGAGCAAAGGTAGCGTGTTAAAAACCGTACTCAGCGCTCCGGTCTTTTTAGCATCCTCACTGGCTTTACTGCTCAATCTAAGCGGAGTCTCTATCTGGTCCCCCTTGTACAACGCCACTGCTTTACTTGGGCAAGCCGCCGTTCCTGTGATGCTGCTTTCACTCGGCTCACAAATGATCAACCTGCGCTTAGCCGGACTCAAAGTTGGCCTTGTTTCAACGGCACAATCTCTGCTCACCGGAGCCTGCGCGTTTGCGCTGATTTACTTTTTCATTCCACTGCCTCCCTTACAACTGCAAATGATGGTGCTGTTTACCATGTTGCCCCCCGCAGTGATGAATTATCTGTTCGCCGAGCGTTATCACATCGAGCCTACTCAGGTTGCGGCTATGGTGTTGTTTGGTAATTTCTTCAGCTTATTAAGCCTGCCCATATTACTGTTTATCGCTCTTTCACTCTGA